TAAAAAAAGAGAGGTTTGGCCTTTGGTTAGATACATAAACTAGCCTAAATCCCGCTCATGAATCGAGTCCGGTTTGTTAATTATTTCTGGGTTTTCACAAGCCTGTTTGTTCTGATCGTCGGTACACAAGTTTACGGACAGACTACCTTACAAGGTACCGTAGAACGTATTAAGGTACATGGAAAAGGTCTGGAGGGGAATCTGGAAGGGGATTCGCCCGACCGGGACGTATCGATTTATTTACCTCCCAGCTATAAAAAAGAGCCGAAACGACGGTATCCGGTGGTGTATTTTCTGCATGGCTTTACCGACAACGATGGCCAATGGTATGGTGTAACCAAGCATTGGATCAACTTGCCAGCGGTAGTTGATAAAGTGTTTACCAGTGGACAGGCGCAGGAGATGATCATCGTTACGCCCAATGCTTATACTCGCTACCGGGGAAGCATGTACTCCAACTCGGTAACGACAGGCAACTGGGAGGATTTTGTGGCGAAAGAACTGGTTAGCTACATTGACCAGCATTACCGAACCATTGCGAAAGCGACCAGTCGAGGGCTGGCAGGACATTCGATGGGCGGATATGGGACGATACGAATTGGGCAAAAGCACCCGGAAATCTTTTCGAGCCTATACCTGCTAAGTCCATGTTGCATGACGGCTAATCCCAATCGAGCATTCAGTCCCGAAGCGATTGCCAAAATTGAAGCGATAAAAACGCCGGATGATGTTGTGAAGGCTGATTTCGGCACGCAGGCTATGTTTGCGTCGGCGGCAGCCTGGTCGCCCAATCCGACTAAATCACCATTTTTTATTGACCTACCGATTGAAAACGGCCAACCTCAACCCGCTATTGCCGCTAAATGGGCCGCTAATGCACCTTTGGCCATGATCGATCAGTACATTATGAATATAAAGCAACTGAATGCGCTGGCCTTCGATGCGGGCAATCGTGACCAGAGCATTGCCGCTAGCAATAAGGTTTTAGATCAGATCCTGACCAATTATCAGATTGCGCACACCTATGAAGAATATGAAGGCGATCACATCAATCGCATTGCTGAGCGAATCGAGCAGAAAATGCTTCCTTTCTTCTCGAAACATTTAGCAAAGAAGTAATTGCCTGGGTTGGCAATACACGAGCCTTCGAAAGCCAGTCGCTGTACTTATACGTTATTCGTACTTTTCAGCGCCCAATACACCAATACGGGCTGAAAAAATAAGCGGGCAAATCGCTTCCTGTCAGTGTCCAAACCAAACGCACTCCGTTTATTGACGTATTGGGAGATATTACCGGGAAAAACAGCGGTAAAAAATGTGGCAGCTATTTTCCCAATCGCTTTCTGACGGACGTTGTCGGCCAGAATGAGGCTGCTGCCCAGGGCAATTTCGGCAATGCCCGAATACACAACGGTATCGTCTTTCGGTAGAGGAATCGGATCGGGGACTTGGGCTTGAAATTCCTTGCGGGCAATCGTAAGGTGACTAATACCAGCGGCTACCAAACTACCTCCCAGTGCAATTCGGGCTACTTTTTTTAGCGTTTTATCGGTCATGATCATACAAGGTTGAATCGTATAGGTAGCCCTTCCATTCTGTTTGGGTACAGGGCTGCATTTTTCTTTAGTACTGAAGTGACTGCCTATGCTATGGGGTACTATAGTAAATGCGACACTTTTAGTTGGATTTGCTGTGTATTGCTGAAAGTAAATGTAACCTAGTAGAGTATGCTTATGTTTTGTTAGTTTATTTGATGATCTTATTAATTGATACTATATTATTCCCCCCCTTTCAATCCGACAAGGCTGACAAAGATCTTTTCCAGTTCATTCGTGATGATTCGGCTTTGACCAGGTGTGAATTTGTTCACCAGAATGCAGAAAGTCATCGGCTCACCATCAACGGCAGTAAAATACCCTGCATAGGCCCTGACGCCCTCAATGGAACCGCTTTTAGCCCGGATATTACCAGCGGCTGCTGTTCCTCGGGCCAGGCTTCGCACGGTGCCAGTTTGGCCAACGATCGGGATTGTCTCGTAGAATTGCGGAAAGTTTTTATCGCGGCCCATAGCACTCAGAATACCGGTCATATTATCAGCTGTGAGCGCGCCAACGGTCGATAGTCCACTACCGTCGCGAATGCGGAAACCATCCAGATTAACCCCTTTAGCTTTCCAGAACGACGTAATTGCTTCTACACTTTCTTCTGTTGTTCGTACGTGTTTATTGACCGCTAACGCTGTGGTTCGTAGCAGGGCTTCGGCATACAGGTTTATACTCTGGAAATTGGTTTGCTGGATCAATTGGGGTAAAATGGGCGATTTATACTGGTTGATTACGGTCCGTTTCGCACCAACTGGTATCGTTGTTGGCAAGCCCCCGCCAATCGAAAGAGGTGGGCGACTGACTGTGATGTTGTGCTGAACAAGCTGGTTTTGCAGGGCGTAGGCCGCAAAGTAGGCGGGATCGGGTAAGGCTCCTTTGACACTGAACTCGTTACCCGGCTCGCCAAGGGGCACTTTGCCCGTTAGCCACTGCTGGTTCATAAACGGTACCCCATAAATATTGACCTGGTCGCCTGTATTGGCCGCATCGGTTGTGACCGTATTTCGAAAAGTAATATAGGGTACGGCCGGGTCGGTGCGTAGAACGTTTGCAGGGGTCTTGACGGATTTTCCAGGTCTGAAGAATACACGGTATAAATTCTCATTGATATTCAGCGCGCTCAAACTGGCCCCGTAATAATTACCCAGGTCGCCAAAGGGCCAGGTATCAGGTGTAGTAATATCGTCGTACAAACTGGCATCGCCGACAACCATGCCCTCTATTCGCCGAATCCCCGAAGCTTTGACGGCCTCGCTCCAACTCGTTACGAGTGCTGTTACATCAGAATAACCAGGAAATCGCCAACTCCCCAGCGATGGGTCTCCAGTGCCGCGCAGGTAGAGATTACCTGTCAGCACACTGTCTTTGATCGTTCCATCATATTCGAGGGTTGTAGTATAGGTATAGTTTGGCCCTAGTACGGCCAATGCCGTGGCGGTGGTGATGAGTTTGAGTGTGGAGGCCGATGGTAAACTAAGCCGGGCATTGTAGCCAATGAGTTCTTCGCTGTCTCGTACCCGCCGGACTGATAACGCAACGGTTCCGAATCGAGTAGCCGGACTAGCCTGGAAGGCTTCTACCTGGGCCAGCAGATGTTGCGTTGCCAGCGAATCGATGGTTCGCCTGGAACTCGTCTGCGCGCTCGACGCGGTGTAACCGACAAATAAACAGACGACAATAACAAATGCAGATTGTATAGGAAAACGGTGAAGAAAGCGCATTTAAGAACGGTTAGGCGATTCGATGGGTATTGCTTACCTTTGCAAACTTACAAAATATGAGCCATCCAGTTTACGTTAAGCCACCTTCGCAAACCTTCGTAAGAAAGAACACTGGTAAGTTAAAGTTGTACGCATGAAATTATCATTTCTGGGGGCAGCCCGGCAGGTAACGGGTAGTATGTATCTGCTGGAACTGGAGGATGACTACCGCATCCTGATTGACTGTGGTTCGGATATGGAGCGATCCAGTTCGAACGGTCAGACGGCCCCCGCCGTTACTCACCCGGGATTTTTTCCGTTTGAGGCTTCAAGTATCAACCTGGTCCTGCTGACACACGCGCACGTCGACCATTCGGGAAATCTGCCTAACCTGTATCGGGAAGGGTATGAAGGGCAAATATTGTGCACGGAACCAACCTTTGCACTTACGAATGTATTGCTTAAAGATGCGGCTTCGCTGAATCAGAAACGCATCAACGATCTGAATGCCAGCAAAAAGCAGCGGGTAAAGGAACGCCAGTTGCAGCTACAGAAAGATTTGTACCTGGATAAGCAGGTTCGGGAGTCGATGGAAAATGTTGTCCCGATTGCTTTCAACCGAAAGTTTCGGGTGGCTGATGGGGTCGACGTTACCTTTATTCCGGCCGGGCACCTGCTGGGCGCTGCCCACATACTGATCAATATAGTAGAAGGGGGCGTTCGGAAAAGTATCTGTTTTTCAGGTGATATTGGCCGCAAGAACTATCCACTGCTGGTCGATCCGGCTCCTGTACCTCCAGTCGATTATTTAATTTGTGAGAGTACGTATGGCAACCGCCTGCATGATAATCACCTCTCGCCCGAAGATACGCTGGCCGATATTATTCAGCGGACCTGTATCGATATGCCGGGTCGACTCATTATTCCGTCGTTCAGTGTAGGCCGCACACAGGCATTGCTCTATACACTCAACCGATTGTATACCGAGCGCAACTTTCCGCCCATCAAGGTGTTTTCGGATAGCCCGATGGCGTTCGAAAGTTCCAAGATTTATATGCAGCACGTGCGTATGCTGAACACAGAGGCCCGGGAGTTTTACAAAGAAAACGAGACCTTGTTCGACTTTGAGAATTTTCAGTTTCTGGAGTCGTCGAAAGCCAGCAAAGCCGTTTCGAATTACAATGAGCCGTGCATTATCATTTCATCGTCGGGCATGGTGCAGGGGGGACGGGTCGAATACCATGTTGCCGAGAATATCAGTAACCCCTATGCCACCATTCTGATCATTGGCTATTGTGCAGAAGGAACACTTGGCTGGCGGCTGTTGAATGGCCAGCAAACTCTGAGTATCAAAGGGAAAGATCATCAGGTGCTGGCAAACATTGAGAAAATAGATGTATTTAGTGGTCATGGCGACCGAAACGATCTGATTAATTTTGTTGGAATGCAATCGCCCGACACGCTCAAATCGATTTTCCTGGTTCATGGCGAATTTGAGAGCATGGAGTCCTTCCGCGACACACTGGCCGAAGAAGGATTTCCTCAGGTGATTATTCCGAAAAAAGGAGAAACCTATGAATTATAAGTAGTGAGGAGTTAGAAGCGAGGAGTGCGAATGCTGACGCATCAAGAAAAATAAACGTCAGCATTCGCACTCCTCGCTCCTAATGCCCCGCTTCTAACAACTACTTCATGAGAACGTATCTTGATTTTGAAAAACCCATTGCCGACCTCGAAGCGCGGCTGGAAGAAACGAAAAAACTGGCTCAGAGCAGCAACGTGGATGTGAGTGAAGCGGTCGCTATTCTGGAACAAAGTATCGACAAACTCCGGCAGGAGATTTTCCAGAATCTGACACGATGGCAACGGGTTCAACTGTCACGGCATCCTGATCGACCTTATACGCTCGACTACATTTCGCTCATGTGCGATCAGTTTATCGAACTGCATGGCGACCGTACGGTTCGCGACGATCCGGCCATGGTGGGCGGTTTTTGCGAGTTGGGTGGCCAGACAGTGATGATTATTGGTCAGCAGAAAGGGCGGAATACGAAACAGCGTCAGCACCGTAATTTTGGCATGCCAAACCCCGAAGGATATCGGAAAGCTCTACGGCTGATGAAATTGGCTGAAAAATTCAATAAGCCGATCATTACCATGATCGACACACCGGGGGCTTTTCCGGGGTTGGAAGCGGAGGAGCGCGGTCAGGGTGAAGCCATTGCCCGGAACCTGAAAGAGATGTTCATGCTGACCGTTCCGGTGATCTGCATTATCATTGGCGAAGGGGCGTCGGGTGGAGCCCTCGGTATTGCCATTGGCGACCGGGTATGGATGCTTGAAAATACCTGGTATTCGGTGATCTCGCCGGAAAACTGTTCAACAATTTTGTGGCGGAGCTGGAACTTTAAGGAGCAGGCAGCCGAGGCCATGAAACTGACCGCCCGTGACATGCAGCTTAACAAGCTGGTCGATGAAATTATCGAAGAGCCTGTTGGCGGAGCCCATAATGATCATCAGGCAATGGCCAACCACCTCAAAGAGGTTATTCTGTCGGCTCTGGCCGAGCTGAATGCCCTATCGCCCGAAGAGCGCATCAATCAACGGATTGAAAAGTTCTGCGAAATGGGCGTCGTTGTTGAATAAATTGTTTCAGGTTGGCTGATATACAGGCTATTTTGAGTCGGTCAGCCTGAAACCTCAAGTCATATAATTGTGAAAAATTTAATTTTTGACCTCGGCGATGTGATCATCCCGATTGATTTGACGGCCCCCGTTCGGAATTTTGCTATGCTGGCCAATTTGCCGGAAGATGAAGTCTGGGCAATCTGGAAGCAGCACGACTTTATCAATCGATACGAAACGGGGCTGATCGACGATATGGCTTTTCGGACGCAGATTCGGCAGTTACTGAAGAACGATAGTTGGGCTGATGAGGTGATCGATACAGCCTGGAATACCGTTTTGCTGGAACTTCCCGTTGAGCGTGTCGAACGGATCAAAGAACTGAAAAAAGGCTATCGGTTATTTCTGCTCAGCAATACTAGCCCTATCCATATCAAGCATGTAAATGGTGTGCTGACTGGCTTGAATCAGCCAACGCTGGAAGATCTTTTCGAGCATGTGTTTTATTCCTACGAAGTAGGCATGGCTAAACCGTCGCCCGACATCTATCAGCATGTTTTAGCTGAAGCGGGACTTGTTGCCTCAGAAACCGCTTTTTTTGACGATAATGCGGCAAACATCAAAGCGGCCGCTGCGTTAGGTATTCAGGCTGTGCATGTACAGCCGCCTAAAACGATTATAGACTATTTAAAGGATATATAAGTATGTATGGTGTATGCTATAGGATGTAGCTATCAAGCGGGTCAACCATACATCCTATAGCAGACAGCATACATAATCGATCATGAGCCCTCGCACCCGTACTTACCTCCTGCATGGAGGTCTTTTTTTAATCACGCTCATTACCACCACCTTGGCGGGAGCCGAATGGATGTTTGGGCGATTTTTTATTCCGTCTGAAGGCATGCCTTCGCTGGGCTGGAATGAATTTCTGGCTGGGTTTCAGTTTTCAATACCGTTTCTGGCTATTCTGACTGTGCATGAGTTTGGGCATTATTTCACCGCCAGGGCCAATCGTGTACGGGTAACGTTACCCTTTTATATTCCGCTCTGGATTGGTATTGGCCAAAGTATTGGTACGCTGGGAGCTTTCATTCGGATTCAGGACTATATCAATAGCCGTCGGAAATACTTCGATATTGGAATTGCAGGGCCATTGGCCGGATTTGTACTGGCATTGATTGTGCTATGGTATGGGTTTACGCATTTGCCCCCACCCGAATTTATTTTTACAATCCATCCAGAATACCAGAAATGGGGCCTCAATTATGGTTTATATGCTTACCAGAACTTACCGGAAGGGGCCGCTATAGGATTAGGGGATAACCTGTTGTTTCACTTCTTCAAAACTTATGTTGCCGATCCGGCCCGTGTGCCACACCCGTACGAGATGGTGCATTACCCGTACATACTGGCGGGTTATCTGGCGTTGTTTTTTACCTCACTGAACCTCATCCCGATTGGTCAACTGGATGGGGGGCATATTCTGTACGCGCTGATCGGGCGTAGGCGGTTTCAGTGGGTAGCGCCTGTGTTGTTTATTGGGTTCGCGTTTTACGCCGGATTAGGGGCCTTTAAACCAGCCGATTTTGCTGTCCCAACCGATGAAGCGTTTTTCTCGCAATTGGGCAATTTTGCACTGTATATTATCTTTTTGTATCTGGCTTTTGGCCGTATCAGCGATAACCGAACCACAAACCTGCTGATTACATTGAGTGTAGTAGTAGGGCAATTGATCGTGTCATGGATGATACCAACCGTGAACGGCTACTTTGGCTTTACCGTATTTGTGTTTGTATTGGGCCGGTTTCTGGGCGTTTATCACCCCGAAACGGAACTGGAAGAGCCACTGGATGGAAAGCGTCAGGTGCTTGGTTGGATAGCACTGCTAATCTTTGTAATTTGTTTTAGTCCGCAGCCATTTTTAATTTCATAACCAACCTCATTGTCAACCCTGGTAGGGAATTCGGCAAGCCTGTTGGCTGTCCCTGATTAACCCAGACGAAGAACCGCTTAGCGTTTAGCCCGTTCAACGAGCTTACCAATGTCACTGCTGATTTGCTGGATGAAGTTGAGTTGCTCCAGTAATGAAGTGTCGTATACGGTTGATACTGACGGCACAGAGTCCGACACAATGGTCTCAGAAGCAGGTTTGGCTTCGGCAGAGTCTAAACGACGCAGGCTTTCGGTTAACGTATGCAGTGCTCTTTTTACCGGGCGTAAGACCGCAGCAGGGTATGTTTTGGTTTCTCCGTTGAGTTGAGCCGAGGTAATGGTAGCGACATTGGCCGATAACACATGGTTCAGCACAACAAATTCGTAGATCAGTTTTTCGTTGCGTTGTTTGTGTTTAGGTTCCGAAAGCATACGCTCGAAAGCCGACCCCAGGTTGGCTGAGGTTACGTAAACCTCTTTTCGGGCTAGTTTGTAATCAACCAGCGCAATTGGGCGTCCAGACAGGCTATCGAGCAGGAGCTGAATATACCGAATGTTGGCCTTTAGTACCGCTTTCATCGGCTTCAGTAGTTGCTCCGACTCCCACTGCGGAAAGAGCAGATACCCGGCTATCAGGGCAATAGTCCCCCCCAGGAATGTATCAAATAAACGTTCTTCGGCTACGCCTACATAGCTGACACCCAGGAAGCTGAATAAGATAAGTACAAACGGCGTGACGCAGATCACCATCACAATGTAATAGGTTCGCTGCGTACTGTAGGTGCCCAGCATAAACAGCACCATGAACCAGAAATGAATGGTTTTGTCGGGAATGAATGTCAGCACCAGAACGCCCATCAGACCACCCACCAGTGTACCGATGATGCGTTCGATATTTCGCTGTTTAGTCAGGCTAAAAGCTGGTTTTAAAATAACAGCGATGGTCAGCAGCACCCAGTAGCTATGGTGGCCGTAGGGTAGGAGTTTGGTCAGGACAAAACCAATCAACATCGCCAGCGATAGGCGAACCGCATGCCGGAATACGGCCGAGCCGAACGTAAGGTTGTCCCGAAACGATTTGAGGTCAATTTCCTGGTGTGATACAAATCGACCATATTCCAGATTATCAGCCTGAACAGGATCAATAACGGGCATCGCCAGGTTGTTCTGTAAGGTTGTCAATCGTTGGCTGACATTTCGCAGGCTGACCAACACTTTTTTTAGTACCAGTGTGCTCCCTTCCTGATCGCCCAGCGAATCGATCCGCCGTTTTAACCGATCCAGGGCGAGGGTCATATCGTCGGCCTGATGCATAGGGATCGGAACCGGCGATTGAATAGCTAACCCAATATGGTCGAGGGAAACGGATAAATAACGAATCAACCGGGCAATCTTTTCCAACACCCCCGACCCACCGAACCGTTCACGAATGGCGGCATAATCGTAATACATGGCCGTAATCTGTTCATACAGGTCGACCACATCCACAAAGGTAAGCAGGAGCAACCGGCCCATTCGGGTCGATTCGGCTACAATACGACGACTTTTGAACAAGACTTCCCGAACGGCATCCTGTTTTTCACTCACCACGACCTGCTGGGTAATGAGCCGTCGGTAGTCTTCGTCCAGATTGGTCGAAATGGTGTAAAAATCGGCTTTGATGGCCATCAGTTTTGCCATCTCATGAATGCATTGGCCGAGTGCCTGTTGTGCCAGACGATAGGGCTGTAATCGGGTTGCCAATAAACTGATTC
This window of the Spirosoma aerolatum genome carries:
- a CDS encoding alpha/beta hydrolase — its product is MNRVRFVNYFWVFTSLFVLIVGTQVYGQTTLQGTVERIKVHGKGLEGNLEGDSPDRDVSIYLPPSYKKEPKRRYPVVYFLHGFTDNDGQWYGVTKHWINLPAVVDKVFTSGQAQEMIIVTPNAYTRYRGSMYSNSVTTGNWEDFVAKELVSYIDQHYRTIAKATSRGLAGHSMGGYGTIRIGQKHPEIFSSLYLLSPCCMTANPNRAFSPEAIAKIEAIKTPDDVVKADFGTQAMFASAAAWSPNPTKSPFFIDLPIENGQPQPAIAAKWAANAPLAMIDQYIMNIKQLNALAFDAGNRDQSIAASNKVLDQILTNYQIAHTYEEYEGDHINRIAERIEQKMLPFFSKHLAKK
- a CDS encoding DoxX family protein, with translation MTDKTLKKVARIALGGSLVAAGISHLTIARKEFQAQVPDPIPLPKDDTVVYSGIAEIALGSSLILADNVRQKAIGKIAATFFTAVFPGNISQYVNKRSAFGLDTDRKRFARLFFQPVLVYWALKSTNNV
- the dacB gene encoding D-alanyl-D-alanine carboxypeptidase/D-alanyl-D-alanine endopeptidase, with the translated sequence MRFLHRFPIQSAFVIVVCLFVGYTASSAQTSSRRTIDSLATQHLLAQVEAFQASPATRFGTVALSVRRVRDSEELIGYNARLSLPSASTLKLITTATALAVLGPNYTYTTTLEYDGTIKDSVLTGNLYLRGTGDPSLGSWRFPGYSDVTALVTSWSEAVKASGIRRIEGMVVGDASLYDDITTPDTWPFGDLGNYYGASLSALNINENLYRVFFRPGKSVKTPANVLRTDPAVPYITFRNTVTTDAANTGDQVNIYGVPFMNQQWLTGKVPLGEPGNEFSVKGALPDPAYFAAYALQNQLVQHNITVSRPPLSIGGGLPTTIPVGAKRTVINQYKSPILPQLIQQTNFQSINLYAEALLRTTALAVNKHVRTTEESVEAITSFWKAKGVNLDGFRIRDGSGLSTVGALTADNMTGILSAMGRDKNFPQFYETIPIVGQTGTVRSLARGTAAAGNIRAKSGSIEGVRAYAGYFTAVDGEPMTFCILVNKFTPGQSRIITNELEKIFVSLVGLKGGE
- a CDS encoding MBL fold metallo-hydrolase RNA specificity domain-containing protein, encoding MKLSFLGAARQVTGSMYLLELEDDYRILIDCGSDMERSSSNGQTAPAVTHPGFFPFEASSINLVLLTHAHVDHSGNLPNLYREGYEGQILCTEPTFALTNVLLKDAASLNQKRINDLNASKKQRVKERQLQLQKDLYLDKQVRESMENVVPIAFNRKFRVADGVDVTFIPAGHLLGAAHILINIVEGGVRKSICFSGDIGRKNYPLLVDPAPVPPVDYLICESTYGNRLHDNHLSPEDTLADIIQRTCIDMPGRLIIPSFSVGRTQALLYTLNRLYTERNFPPIKVFSDSPMAFESSKIYMQHVRMLNTEAREFYKENETLFDFENFQFLESSKASKAVSNYNEPCIIISSSGMVQGGRVEYHVAENISNPYATILIIGYCAEGTLGWRLLNGQQTLSIKGKDHQVLANIEKIDVFSGHGDRNDLINFVGMQSPDTLKSIFLVHGEFESMESFRDTLAEEGFPQVIIPKKGETYEL
- a CDS encoding acetyl-CoA carboxylase carboxyltransferase subunit alpha: MRTYLDFEKPIADLEARLEETKKLAQSSNVDVSEAVAILEQSIDKLRQEIFQNLTRWQRVQLSRHPDRPYTLDYISLMCDQFIELHGDRTVRDDPAMVGGFCELGGQTVMIIGQQKGRNTKQRQHRNFGMPNPEGYRKALRLMKLAEKFNKPIITMIDTPGAFPGLEAEERGQGEAIARNLKEMFMLTVPVICIIIGEGASGGALGIAIGDRVWMLENTWYSVISPENCSTILWRSWNFKEQAAEAMKLTARDMQLNKLVDEIIEEPVGGAHNDHQAMANHLKEVILSALAELNALSPEERINQRIEKFCEMGVVVE
- a CDS encoding HAD family hydrolase; its protein translation is MKNLIFDLGDVIIPIDLTAPVRNFAMLANLPEDEVWAIWKQHDFINRYETGLIDDMAFRTQIRQLLKNDSWADEVIDTAWNTVLLELPVERVERIKELKKGYRLFLLSNTSPIHIKHVNGVLTGLNQPTLEDLFEHVFYSYEVGMAKPSPDIYQHVLAEAGLVASETAFFDDNAANIKAAAALGIQAVHVQPPKTIIDYLKDI
- a CDS encoding site-2 protease family protein codes for the protein MSPRTRTYLLHGGLFLITLITTTLAGAEWMFGRFFIPSEGMPSLGWNEFLAGFQFSIPFLAILTVHEFGHYFTARANRVRVTLPFYIPLWIGIGQSIGTLGAFIRIQDYINSRRKYFDIGIAGPLAGFVLALIVLWYGFTHLPPPEFIFTIHPEYQKWGLNYGLYAYQNLPEGAAIGLGDNLLFHFFKTYVADPARVPHPYEMVHYPYILAGYLALFFTSLNLIPIGQLDGGHILYALIGRRRFQWVAPVLFIGFAFYAGLGAFKPADFAVPTDEAFFSQLGNFALYIIFLYLAFGRISDNRTTNLLITLSVVVGQLIVSWMIPTVNGYFGFTVFVFVLGRFLGVYHPETELEEPLDGKRQVLGWIALLIFVICFSPQPFLIS
- a CDS encoding FUSC family protein — protein: MNKRTRQVSYFLSSQYFSDGLRTTLSILLPSLLFMQFGQLQTGLAMSLGALNVSISDAPGPVAHRRNGMTVTVLFAFLVTLITGFARMNAYILGAEILLFSFFFSMLGIYGNRATSVGTAAVLIMILMLDRPLDAAGVIHESLCVLIGGLWYTGISLLATRLQPYRLAQQALGQCIHEMAKLMAIKADFYTISTNLDEDYRRLITQQVVVSEKQDAVREVLFKSRRIVAESTRMGRLLLLTFVDVVDLYEQITAMYYDYAAIRERFGGSGVLEKIARLIRYLSVSLDHIGLAIQSPVPIPMHQADDMTLALDRLKRRIDSLGDQEGSTLVLKKVLVSLRNVSQRLTTLQNNLAMPVIDPVQADNLEYGRFVSHQEIDLKSFRDNLTFGSAVFRHAVRLSLAMLIGFVLTKLLPYGHHSYWVLLTIAVILKPAFSLTKQRNIERIIGTLVGGLMGVLVLTFIPDKTIHFWFMVLFMLGTYSTQRTYYIVMVICVTPFVLILFSFLGVSYVGVAEERLFDTFLGGTIALIAGYLLFPQWESEQLLKPMKAVLKANIRYIQLLLDSLSGRPIALVDYKLARKEVYVTSANLGSAFERMLSEPKHKQRNEKLIYEFVVLNHVLSANVATITSAQLNGETKTYPAAVLRPVKRALHTLTESLRRLDSAEAKPASETIVSDSVPSVSTVYDTSLLEQLNFIQQISSDIGKLVERAKR